The following proteins come from a genomic window of Ochotona princeps isolate mOchPri1 chromosome 14, mOchPri1.hap1, whole genome shotgun sequence:
- the PTPN3 gene encoding tyrosine-protein phosphatase non-receptor type 3 isoform X4 encodes MLSYRSCKNLWKSCVEHHTFFQAKKLLPQEKNVFSQYWTLGSRNPKKSVNHQYCKKVIGGMVWNPAMRRSLSVEHLETKSLPSRSPPITPNWRSPRLRHEIRKPRHSSVDNLANEMTYITETEDVFYTYKGPLSPKDSDSEVSQNRSPHRESLSENNPAPSCLTQKSSSSVSSNAPGSSSSSPDGMDQKVSEDPHRASRGASTEDGSQYYCDKNDSSDGYLVLIRITPDEDGKFGFNLKGGVDQKMPLVVSRINPESPADTCIPKLNEGDQIVFINGRDISEHTHDQVVMFIKASRESHSRELALVIRRKAVHTLAEIRSEDELNQLLPLRPEGGDTLAGSMEQLKKGLESGTVLIQFEQLYRKKPGLAITCAKLPANVDKNRYKDVLPYDATRVLLQGSEDYINASYVNMEIPSANLVNKYIAAQGPLPHTCAHFWQVVWDQKLSLIIMLTTLTERGRTKCHQYWPDPPDIVDHGIFHIQCQSEDCTIAYVSREMLVTNTETGEEHTVTHLQYVSWPDHGVPDDSSDFLEFANYVRSLRVDGEPMLVHCSAGIGRTGVLVTMETAMCLIERNLPVYPLDIVRQMRDQRAMMVQTSSQYKFVCEAILRVYEEGLVQMLDPS; translated from the exons GTCTGTAAATCACCAATACTGCAAAAAGGTGATCGGCGGGATGGTGTGGAACCCGGCCATGCGGAGATCTTTGTCGGTGGAACAccttgaaaccaagagcctgccATCCCGGTCCCCTCCCATCACTCCCAACTG GCGAAGCCCTCGGCTCCGGCATGAAATCCGCAAGCCACGGCACTCGTCTGTCGATAACCTCGCCAACGAGATGACCTACATCACAGAGACTGAAGACGTGTTCTACACGTACAAGGGCCCCCTGTCCCCCAAAGACAGTGATTCCGAAGTGTCCCAGAACCGGAGTCCGCACCGAGA GAGCTTATCCGAGAACAATCCAGCCCCAAGCTGCCTGACGCAGAAGTCATCCAGTTCTGTGTCTTCAAACGCTccaggctcctcctcctcttcccctgacGGCATGGACCAGAAGGTCTCAGAGGACCCTCACAGGGCCAGCCGAGGGGCCTCCACCGAGGACGGCAGCCAGTACTACTGTGACAAG AATGACAGCAGTGACGGCTACCTGGTCCTAATCCGGATCACGCCAGATGAAGATGGGAAGTTCGGATTTAACCTGAAG GGAGGAGTGGATCAGAAGATGCCGCTCGTGGTCTCCAGGATAAACCCCGAGTCACCT GCCGACACCTGCATTCCTAAGCTGAACGAAGGGGATCAAATCGTGTTCATCAACGGCCGGGACATCTCCGAGCACACGCATGACCAAGTGGTGATGTTCATCAAGGCCAGCCGGGAGTCGCACTCACGGGAGCTGGCCCTGGTGATCCGACGAAAAG CTGTGCACACACTTGCCGAGATCAGATCTGAAGATGAACTGAACCAGCTCCTCCCCCTGCGTCCCGAGGGTGGCGACACGCTGGCAGGCTCCATGGAGCAGCTCAAGAAGGGCCTCGAAAGTGGCACGGTGCTGATCCAGTTTGAG CAACTCTACCGGAAGAAGCCAGGTTTGGCCATCACGTGTGCAAAGCTGCCTGCAAATGTGGACAAAAACCGATACAAAGATGTGCTGCCTT ATGATGCCACCCGGGTATTGTTGCAAGGGAGTGAAGACTATATCAACGCCAGCTATGTGAAT ATGGAAATTCCCAGTGCTAACCTTGTGAACAAGTACATCGCTGCCCAGGGACCCCTGCCACATACCTGTGCACACTTCTGGCAGGTGGTCTGGGATCAGAAGCTGTCACTCATCATCATGTTGACCACACTCACAGAGCGAGGGCGG ACCAAATGTCACCAGTACTGGCCTGACCCCCCCGACATCGTGGACCACGGCATCTTCCACATCCAGTGTCAGTCAGAGGACTGCACCATTGCCTACGTTTCCCGAGAAATGCTGGTCACAAACACAGAG ACTGGAGAGGAACACACAGTGACACATCTCCAGTATGTCTCCTGGCCTGACCACGGTGTGCCCGATGACTCCTCAGATTTCCTGGAATTTGCAAACTACGTGAGGTCCCTGAGAGTGGACGGGGAGCCCATGTTGGTTCACTGCAG TGCCGGCATAGGTCGGACCGGCGTGTTGGTCACAATGGAAACTGCCATGTGCTTAATTGAGAGAAACCTGCCCGTGTACCCACTGGATATTGTCCGGCAAATGCGAGACCAGCGCGCCATGATGGTGCAGACATCT aGCCAGTACAAGTTCGTGTGTGAAGCAATTCTTCGTGTATATGAAGAAGGCTTGGTCCAAATGCTGGATCCCAGTTAG